Proteins encoded within one genomic window of Chloroflexota bacterium:
- the iolG gene encoding inositol 2-dehydrogenase, translated as MTINLGVLGAGRIGRVHAENLAYRIPGVKLLAVADVIPDAAKKLAADLDIPSAFDNPRPILDDKEIDAVVICTSTDTHAQLIEDAARAGKHIFCEKPIALDLAKIDRALVAVQRAGIKMQLGFNRRFDPSFKRVRDLVAAGGIGTPHILRITSRDPAPPPIAYVKVSGGIFLDMTIHDFDMARFLLGEVESVYAAGGVLVDPAIGEAGDLDTAVITLQFANGAIGVIDNSRKAVYGYDQRIEVFGSAGVAMANNQTPDTVVTSDLVGVHSAKPLHFFVERYADAYVAEMSEFIACLRENKTPAVTGVDGRVPVVMGYAAQKSYREKRPVKLSEIG; from the coding sequence ATGACAATTAACTTAGGTGTTCTCGGCGCGGGACGCATCGGACGCGTGCATGCGGAAAATCTCGCGTACCGCATTCCCGGCGTCAAACTGCTTGCGGTCGCCGACGTGATTCCGGACGCGGCGAAAAAACTCGCGGCAGACCTGGATATTCCGTCCGCGTTCGACAACCCGCGTCCGATTCTCGACGATAAAGAGATCGACGCGGTGGTGATCTGCACGAGCACCGACACGCACGCGCAGTTGATCGAGGATGCGGCGCGCGCGGGCAAACACATCTTTTGCGAGAAACCGATCGCGCTCGATCTTGCCAAGATTGATCGCGCGCTCGTGGCAGTGCAACGCGCCGGCATCAAGATGCAACTCGGTTTCAATCGCCGGTTCGATCCCAGCTTCAAACGCGTGCGCGATCTGGTCGCAGCCGGCGGCATCGGCACGCCGCACATTTTGCGGATCACGAGTCGCGATCCCGCGCCGCCGCCCATCGCGTATGTAAAAGTGTCGGGCGGAATTTTTCTCGACATGACGATTCACGATTTCGATATGGCGCGCTTTTTACTCGGCGAGGTTGAATCGGTGTACGCGGCGGGCGGCGTGCTCGTAGACCCAGCCATCGGCGAAGCGGGCGACCTTGACACCGCCGTCATCACGCTGCAATTTGCGAACGGCGCGATCGGCGTGATTGACAATAGCCGCAAAGCAGTTTACGGGTACGACCAACGCATCGAGGTATTTGGTTCGGCGGGCGTCGCGATGGCGAACAACCAAACGCCGGACACGGTCGTGACGAGCGACCTGGTCGGCGTGCATTCCGCGAAACCGTTGCACTTTTTCGTCGAGCGGTACGCGGACGCGTACGTCGCAGAGATGTCCGAGTTTATCGCGTGCTTGCGCGAAAATAAAACACCCGCGGTGACGGGTGTAGACGGACGCGTGCCCGTGGTGATGGGCTACGCGGCGCAAAAATCGTACAGAGAAAAACGACCGGTCAAGTTGAGCGAGATTGGATGA
- a CDS encoding DUF951 domain-containing protein → MVLEFQLGDVVRLRKPHPCGGYEWQIVRLGADIGLVCATCGRRVLLPRSELEKRVKTFVKRGDASNQ, encoded by the coding sequence ATGGTGCTGGAATTTCAATTGGGCGACGTCGTGCGACTGCGAAAACCGCATCCGTGCGGCGGCTACGAATGGCAAATCGTCCGGCTCGGCGCGGACATTGGCTTGGTCTGCGCGACGTGCGGACGCCGCGTGCTTTTGCCCCGCAGTGAACTCGAAAAACGCGTCAAGACATTCGTCAAACGAGGCGATGCCAGTAATCAGTAA